The Triticum urartu cultivar G1812 chromosome 6, Tu2.1, whole genome shotgun sequence genome includes the window TGCCCAGTAATCATGATCCAGCGTTGTTTGTTCACACGTCTTCTCGTGGTCGGACTCTTCTCCTtctctatgttgatgacatgatcatcactggTGATGACTCTGATTACATTGCCTTTGTTAAGGCTCGTCTTCGTGACCAGTTTCTCATGACTGATCTTGGTCCACTTCGCTATTTTCTTGGGATTGAGATCTCTTCGACCTCTGATGGATTCTACATCTCCCAAGAAAAATATATTCAGGATCTTCTTGCTCGCGCTGCTCTTGGTGATGAGCGCACTGTTGTCACTCCCATGGAGCTCAACGTTCAGCTTCGTGCCTCTGATGGTGCCCCTCTCCCTAATCCCACTCGCTATCGTCACCTTGTTGGCAGTCTTGTCTATCTTGCTGTTACGCGTCCTGACATCTCCTATCATGTTCACATTCTGAGTCAGTTCGTTTCAGCCCCCACCTCTGTCCATTATAGTCATCTCCTCCGTGTCCTACGATATCTTCATGGCACGATCTCTCAGCGCCTTTTCTTTTCCCGCTCCAGCTCTCTTAAGCTCCAGGCCTACTCTGATGCTACCTGGGCTAGTGATCCTTCTGATCGACACTCACGGTCTACTTATTGTGTCTTTCTTGGTGGCTCTCTTATTGCCTGGAAGACAAAGAAACAGACTGCAGTTTCTCGCTCGAGTACAGAGGCTGAGTTGCGAGCCATGGCTATGCTGACGGCTGAGGTGATCTGGTTACGATGGCTACTTGAGGATTTTGGTGTGTCTGCTACTACATCGACTCCTTTATTGTCAGACAGTACTGGTGCTATCGGTATTACGCGTGACCCggtgaagcatgagctcaccaagcacaTCGATATGGATACCCACTTTGTGTGTGCTGCTGTGCAGGATCAGACTCTCGCTCTTCACTATGTGCCCTCTGAGTTACAGTTGGCATACTTATTCACGAAGGCACAGACTCGAGCGCAGCATAGTTTTCttctctccaaactcagtgttgtcgacccaccatgagtttgagggggggtGTTAGATGTGTATACCCCTTTTCGGTTAATCCCCATTATATAAGGGGTCTCTTGCACTTTACCACACACTTGTATATGTATTGGCCCTTGGCCCTCCTGAGAATACAGTTGCTATTCATCCAACAAAACTAAGGCCCTGTTTTGATTGAGTGTAAAATTAGTGTGCTCCCCAGTATTTAACTCAAGTTTGAACTAAATACCAGGCAGCACACGAAAAAATATATCCAATCCAAACAGGGCCAAAGAGGGTAATATTTTGCACCAACGCTGAGACAATAGCCTCTTGCTAGGTGATATATTGGAAATTTTCTGTTGCATTTTGGAGCCTGGTTTCTAGTGAGACAATATATTTTCGAAAAAATCAAAAATAAATTCTAAAAGTcacaaaaaatagaaaaaaatcgACACATCTATTACTTGATTATAGTGGCTGTGGACCTTATATTTTGGATGGATGGGGCGGCTGAAATCTTGTTGTAATCTATTTCAGACAAATACGGAGATGTGAACAGACAAAACGATGGTACATAGATGCTGAAATCTTGTTGTATTCTATATTTCCTTGGCCAAACAATGGCAGTTCATTCATGTTCTACCCAGGAGAATTGGAGTTTATAAATGTACACCCAGGAAAACCTACAAAATTTTCTCTCCCGTATGCAGGAGCAAACAGCATGATGAACGCTACTTTGGTTAAGCCATACTGCCCATATCAATATCTACTTTCCTTTGGTCCCTTAAAGATCAGTATCTATTTTCCTTTGATCTTGCAGTAGGCATACATGCCTGAGCCAACGAAGCCAAGCCCTTGGCCGATGACATTAAGCTGCCATGAGAAAGAAAATTAAGTCAGTGTTCAGGAAAGGAAATTGAAGAGCTAATTGTGGCCGAGCAACAAGCTTAAACTCACCAGATCAAAAGGAAGCCCGCCGAAGAGTACCCAGCCAAGTCCAACAGTGAAGAAATCCTGCAGAAATAGCATCATGAAGAAGATTTCAAAATACTACGCATGTTGAGTCACGTGGAGGAATTGGATGGAGACCATACCTTCAAATTGCCACACATTGACTGTGTAAGTGCAGAATTCAGGATTGTATTCCAGAAGATGGTGTAGTTCAATAGAAATGCTAGTATACATGAAAATAGCAGCACCACCTACAAATGGAATTACGTCAAAATGATTGATACCTATGGGCCCTAGCTATCCCAGGAAAAATAAATTATGAGGCTTAAAAAATTAACATACAATATAAACACATAAAGCAATCCCAAGACCTTCATGTCAACTATAACATAAATAAATACTCCccctgttcacttttataagaccttgaagacatttcagacaatgtgcaaaacggCCCATTTTGACTTGTCtaaaacgacttacaaaagtgaacggagggagtatgatttTTTTCCCCTTGCTTTCAAGAGTAATTAGAAGCATCCACAAAACATTAACTGCAATGAACTAGGCATACTATAGAGATAAGTCAGGAGTAAGATTAATCAGCAACCAAGAAGATTTAAGAACCTATAATAATCAACCAGAAATCAAGAACAGTGGACTAAAACATGGTAATATGTGAATATAATAGTGCAAGGGTTTCACTGGCTCGAGTGAAACAGTGTGTATGATCCGAACTattttctaggattgggtcagtAACTCAGTACGTTATTGGGTAAGATCACAGAAATGGTGGGAAGGAACAAAATAATGCCTCACGAGCTAGTGTGTCAGTCAAAGCTCGACCCTCAACACCAACTGGTTAGTTGCGAACAAATATACAGAGATTCAAGCATCTCCAGTGAAGTCAATAAACAGGCAACAAGATTGTGTTTTTGTTAGTAAAAAATTGTGATGCGCATCCCCAAGTACTGCAGTCTTTAGATGCCTCGGATAATCAAATTAGCATTAATTTCAAAATTTAAGTCGCATATACCTGAAAACCAGGGGAATAAAGATAGGGAAATTCAATAGTTTTCTTGAGGTCGCCCTGAATATATGTCAAGAACAGTACTGCAGGTCCACAAACAAGTCCTGAAATCCAGATAAGCAGAATATATATTTAGGACGTGTGAAGTATGAAGTTGAATCTTAGTGGTACAGGTCTTTGAGATGCTACCATTGCACCACATCAGGCCAAAGCTATTCAGCCCACTAGATTTTCCTAGAAGAACAAAACAAGTGTTGATTAGAAATTTTTGCAAGTTTGATTGACATATAATAAGTGGCAAAAAGGAAGGTGCTTACCAATACGATTTATAGTTGCAAGATAAACAGCTGTAGTTATATTGGCGACGAAGACAATGGCATACCCACGAGCATCAAATGATAAGTCTCGAGCCCCAGCAATAAATGCTCCGAATACAATCAAAGCGACACTGATAAACAGTTGGTTAGCAACCAGAAAGAGGAGTATGGCAGATTGAGAAAGCAACTATGTTCTGAAAAATGCAGTATAATGAAACACAAGGATCACCATGTTGCAAGCTACAACCATACTGTCCACTAAGTTGACTACATGAATGTGAATTCTGATACCTTATTACAAGGCTTGATAATGATAAGAGCAACAAGCAGATTCGATCACTACTGATGAACTAAAGATATGACAGGCAGTCAAAATAAAATAGAATTAATGAGTTAATATATATGTTTGACTGTGGCTAAGGCAGGAGTTTGTTGCACAAATAGAGGCTCATATTAGCTAGCTAGCACATGTACTTCAATTTTGAGAGTACAAATGCAAAGTAAAGTAACATGCCTGAACATTTACCTGCCAATTATAGGTGGGGTGTGTTTCTGCTTTGCCAAGAAATACTCCATTGTCATTGTAAATGCTACTGTTGTGCGCCTTAGAGTTGTATACATAGGAACATTTACTCCACGCACAGATTCCATTGAAGCTAGCTTTTAGCAAACCATCATGGAAGGTAAGCATCATTCAGAATTCAAAGTAAACAGCAACAATTTCCATATTTGCAGCTCATGGCTGTAATTGTGTGCGAGGGAATAAGCATACCATGTAGAGCAAATAAGACAGCGAAAGCGGTGAAGTGCGCAGCAGTATTCTGAACGGCACAAAGAATAGTGAATCAGAGGGTACTGATGTTTCACTATTTGTGAAAGAAATGATCTTTAACCGTCTCAGAACATAGAGAAGGCACGTTGAGCACACCATCTGCACATGTTAATTAGGTGTCAGAAAGGAAAGACAGGACCAAACATATCATACAGTAACAAATTCAGCCAACAGAGCTGTACAGCTAAAGAAAGTTAGTACATATTACGTAAGTCGCAATACACCGACAACTATATCACTGTAATATTTAACAAGCTGCAATTCATAGCAGGCCCATTGTCTACAGCTCCAATAAGAAAGTGAACATTCTTCAACTAGATGAATTAGAAGTAGAGTATGTAGCTTTTGGAAATCTATCATTACTTTCCAAGACCACAAGCAGGTCACAGATAGTCTAGTACAGTTTTTTTTACTGTTGAACGGACAGAACGTGGGCACAAAACATTTATACACTCTGTCGGATGAATTTACAGTTATTCAGAAAAATAAGGATATGGATGGACTACAATGAGAAGAGGGTATTTAACAATACAGACTGTCCAGAATATGTCCACACAGAATGAAGCACCTGAAGGAGTGTAATGACGTTCGCGCAAGGGAATTTATATGAAGATAGAGCCGCCTTGTTAAACATCACCAGCAAAACTGCACATTGTAAAAAGTATTAGCAAGGGAATTCAAGACTTCCACAACATAAAGAATAGAAACAGAAATGTCATCAGGAAGTTGCTGTGCGGAAACCAGTTCGTAATGCTTCTCAGAAGATAAAAGATAAATAGGAACAATTTCAGAAAAAATCAAGAAATTTTCATTCGCAATTATAATTTGGCAATGATTCTATTATCCACTTTATTATTCTATCTAAATGGCAAGGGATTTTCAAAGTTCTATTTTCTCTGTCCTTTTTTTGTAAGTGGGCCCATCAGAATTTGCTTTCTCTTACCATGACACTACAGCAATTTGGACAGATTTCAGACATACAAGGTTAGAAGATGTATGTGTGTTGTATTAAAAATTCATCtatacatatatatacatatacaaATATAAAAGGACCCAAAGGGCAGATCCAACTATTCTCGGCCATCAATtcatgtcaatccaacgacctagatTGCTTCAATGGCGAGCGCTCAACATGTTTAGCGTGCAATAAATATTATACAGAATATCAATATCAGCACTAATCACATAATTATCATGCAATTAATACCTTACCTAACATCAGCGGTGCAATTAATATTCTACAAAATATCCCACAAAAAATATATTCTACCAAATATGAACGTGAATCGTATGCATTTACTAGTTTTCATCAAAGTCTCCATTCAAGCAGGGTAAAATTCTTCCTCAATACAACAGAAATCCTGTATCCCTGGTAGGTACTATCGAAATGATTCCTACTTGAAGCTCTGCTGAGCAGTTAGATAGAAGTCAACATACCAGCTCCCATCCCAACCCCAAGCACCTCAGTAACAGAAGTAATGCCTGACAGAAACAAACTGCAACTAGTGCTACATCACAAGACCGTACCAGTACCAACATTCTATCTCCAAATTCTTACAGTGCACTGAATGAGCTACCCCATGATGACCAAAGCATGCAATTCATGCCACATAGAACTGCATCTAAAACCAAACAAGAAAAAAGAAGTGGGTTGACGTATCAATGATGACCATGTAGGAGAGCGTGATGGAGGTGCTGCGGCATGTCATCATTGTGGACCCTTGAAGAGAGCAGCAGCGCCACCGCCTCCTAAGAGATTCGCAAAGCCATGACAAGAAAACGAGCAACATACTTTTGTCGGATCCACAAGAACCAGCACAGTTAGTTGTATAAATTACACCACCAAGTTGATCATGATTATATTTGACATATCCGCCGCTGTGACCTTTACTACAAGCCAAATGTGTCTTTTTCAAGAATACGCCATGGAATGGCATATCAATTTCATAGAAGTGGCAAACAAGCCAATTACACAATAAGGAATACAACACTAGATATCTATCAAAGAGATATTCCACGCTAGTGCCTACCCCTAACGGCTATGGAGCGCCTCTAGCTGCGGAACTCGACAAGCCAAATGAGATTGTCTTTACTGAATTGTGTTTCTGAGAGATAGATAGCCCTTCTAGACTCAAATATACATATGTGGCAGTAATAACCAGTTTTTACTAAGTCTAAGCAGCTCTTACTGACGAATACCTACGGTAACACCCACTGAGCGGTATGTACTTTGTGTATAACCTGTGGCAACTGAACTAGCGGTACCAAAATGGTTTCGTGCTAGACACAAGTCAACCAACCAGCACTAACTCCAACCCCCAAGTAGCTGAATAAAGGATGTAACAGCCAACGGAAATAACAAGTTAGCGACGATTAGCAACAATCACCAGGCCCGACCGCACGCTACCCGTTCCCGAACTCACACAGATAACGCGCCAATTCTGCACCACAGCACAACCGCATAGAGAAAGAGAGGCGCAGATCGAGGCACGTACCGGAGCAGGACATGTAACAGAGCGCTGCGATCATCTTACAGCATAATTGTGCAGCAGTGTTTGAGACAGTTAGTCCTTCTAGTTCTAGACATAGTAAAAACAACCAGTTTTTACTAATGCTAGACCATCTCCAAGTCTAAGTAGCTCTTGCTGGTGAATACCTACTGAGCAGTATGTACTTTGCCCATATCCCTGTGGCAACCGAAGTAGCAGTACTAAAATGGTTTCATACAAACGCACGGCTGAGTTAGCTAGACACGAGTCAACCAGCCAGCACTAACTCCAACCCCAAGTAGCTGAATAACGGCCAACGGAAGCAACGAGTTGGCGACGATTAGCAGCAAATCACAAGGGCCGACCGCACGCTGCCTGTTCCCGACCTCACGCAAAACGAGCCACCCGTCCGCCGCCGTGAACGGAATCACACAGACAAGGCGCCAATTCGACGCCACACCACAGACGCGCAGAGAAAGAGAGGGCGCGGATCGAGGCGCGTACCGGAGCAGGACATGTAGGAGAGCGCGGCGACGGCGCCGCGGCGGGTCATGGCGGAGCCCTTGAAGAGCGCGGCCTCGCCGTCGCCCTTCCCCGGATCGGCGGACACCGGCAGCAGCACCCCTCCTGCGTTCTTGGCCATCTCCCCTCCCGGATCTCCGCCCGCGAGCGACCACGCCGAGGAGCAGCGGGAGGAGGAAGGATATTTGTGGCGATGCGCGGAAGGGGAAAACGGCCGTTTGGGAGCGAGCAGGACTCGTCTCTGCTTTTGGCCCGATCGGACGTGGCCTCGGCGACTCGGCCGCGCCTAGGAAGGGGGAAACTTCTGCCCGACCGGCCGCGCCTGCGACTGCCTGTCAGCGGCGTTGGCCAGCGCGGCGGCCGCCCTTTTATAAGCCGGGATGCCCGCTGGTGATTACTCGCTGCTTTTGCCTTGTGGCGCGTCGCTGTTGGTCACGTCTGGGATGAGATCGAGCGCACCCGGCACAGCGCAGCTCCAACATGgtggttgggggggggggggggggggggggggggggggggggggggggggcaacaTGGCTCGGTGGACACTTATCTCAAGTGCTGGGATGTCACCAGGCACATGCCACTAGCGCGCCCGGCGATCGGTCCGTCGATTAAAGAAACAAATCTCCGCGGGCCGGATATGGTGACGTTATGTGTCACGATTCAATGGGCTGCGTGCGTTAAAGGTGGAGGAACAAAAGATTTGTGTTACTAAAATGGAAGAATTGCTCCTGGTAGTGCGCTGCGTAGGTCTGGTCCGAGGAACCGAATCTCTGGTCTCCAACCCGACCGGGGTAGTAGTTCTATGTTTGGTGTCAATTAAAAACTTGAGGATCTGATTCTGATTTTGGTGTGTATTTGCTTCTTTCCTTATTCACGCATTCCAAGGAAAATCTTAAACGCCAAGGTGTATAATTTTGGCGTGTATTTAAGCATTTAAGTGTTGCCCTTTTTTTCTTACGGAAAATTTTAAGTGTTACATGGATAGGCCCGATATACGTCCTCGTACATCCTCGTGTTTTAAGCATGTACTCCCTTCGTTCTAAATTACTCGtcgtagaaatggatgtatctagaactaaaatacatctagatacatccatttctgtggcgagtaattcggaacggagggagtataaatgATCCCCTAAAAAAAGCATGTATAAGTGATGCTAGTCACTTTTATCTTAAAGCATTTTTCAAAATAAGCAATTTCTAATGGTTGTGGTATTCTTTTTTAGCTTCAAAAAACTTTTTGGTGATGGTAGTGGTGGTGGTTGTTCAAGAGTTCTCGCGGTACACTCGAGAAAATCACATCACCAATACAACCCGAAGGAATGTGCAACAATGTCGGTACAAAGTTTATGAAGACAACCTTCCCTGACTAATATGTGTGTTGCTCTGTTGGCACAGCGTCTAACCCATTTGATTTTATGCTCACTCATGATAGGTTAGCAGTTCCTTGATCTCTTCTATGATAGGGCCATACCTCGACCGGTCCAGCTCCTGTGACATCAGGGTTGTGCCCACGTCTTGGTTGTGTGTCTCAAGCAAGAGTCGATGAGCTACCACGTCCATGGCGAGTTGTACTACTCGCCGGCAAGCAAGCAACTCGTTTAGCTCGGTTTTCGTAGCAGATGGGGTGAGGGTGGGGGATGACATGTTCTAGCCAAGAACTTGCCATAATGGTCACGCACGGCCGCTCCACCGCCACCATAGCCATCTAGCTTTATAGCAGCCCGTCTGCATTTGGCTTCAGCCAACACACCATTGGAAGGCGTCATCTCTCGATTGGTGTAGGATACCCAGTCAACTAGCCCGTGAGCCCCTTCCTCTCGTCCACAAACAACGCAAAACACTTTGTGGTTGATGTGACGACAGTGCAATTCCGCTTCCAGAGCCAAGTCATTTTGCACTATGCGCCAAACACATATCATTTCTTTGTTTGGAACATCAAGGGCCCACAACTCTTGCCATCCTCGATGTGAAGCCACATAAGATAAGATCTCTGGTATTCCCGCCTTGTGACTGTTCAGCTCCATTTTCAAATGATAGGCCAATCCAACTGTATAAGTTCCACTCTTTGTGTAATTTCACACCACATAATCCTCTCTGTTTGAACTGCCAAACACCACTTGCTTTATATCTAAGACATCACTATTGTAGAAGACCCATTGAGGTTTTGGCATATCCTAGTCCTCACAAATCGCTGATGGTGTTGACATTCAGGTTTTCCCTGGCTCCCATCGGTCTTCTTGATCCCTATCTTGGAATCCAATTACCGGACTGCCCCTCAATATTTGCCTCATACCCTATTCTTCAGATGAATTCTTCTTCCATCAGAGCATGCCCAAACATGCCCAAAGAAAGGCGGCTAAGTCATCTTAGTTTGTGAACAATGACCCAGGTGCATAAACAGGTGCTTCACCACCACATATGGAAATTATTTCCTTTGCTTGACATGAAGGCCTATCCAGAAAAATTGTCAGCATACGAATGTGGTTCTGATCCCTCTGATGATGCTAGAAGTCGTTTTGGAAGTGAAGAAAAAGAAAATTAGGCTTGTGATACACCTTCCTTTACCTACTTCTAGATTAGAATAATTAAGTAGAGAAATCAAATCGGTAGTTGTTAGGATGAATAAGATGTGGGAAAGATATTCAATCTTTGAGCAGATTTATACTTTGCCATGTGGAAGAACCACTCCTCGGGGCAGTagcctgatacgtccattttgcatcatgtttacctgttgttatttataatgtttttatgcatgataatgctttttggagtaattctaatgcctt containing:
- the LOC125513608 gene encoding UDP-N-acetylglucosamine transporter UGNT1 isoform X1 encodes the protein MAKNAGGVLLPVSADPGKGDGEAALFKGSAMTRRGAVAALSYMSCSVLLVMFNKAALSSYKFPCANVITLLQMVCSTCLLYVLRRLKIISFTNSETSVPSDSLFFVPFRILLRTSPLSLSYLLYMLASMESVRGVNVPMYTTLRRTTVAFTMTMEYFLAKQKHTPPIIGSVALIVFGAFIAGARDLSFDARGYAIVFVANITTAVYLATINRIGKSSGLNSFGLMWCNGLVCGPAVLFLTYIQGDLKKTIEFPYLYSPGFQVVLLFSCILAFLLNYTIFWNTILNSALTQSMCGNLKDFFTVGLGWVLFGGLPFDLLNVIGQGLGFVGSGMYAYCKIKGK
- the LOC125513608 gene encoding UDP-N-acetylglucosamine transporter UGNT1 isoform X2, yielding MESVRGVNVPMYTTLRRTTVAFTMTMEYFLAKQKHTPPIIGSVALIVFGAFIAGARDLSFDARGYAIVFVANITTAVYLATINRIGKSSGLNSFGLMWCNGLVCGPAVLFLTYIQGDLKKTIEFPYLYSPGFQVVLLFSCILAFLLNYTIFWNTILNSALTQSMCGNLKDFFTVGLGWVLFGGLPFDLLNVIGQGLGFVGSGMYAYCKIKGK